A DNA window from Hordeum vulgare subsp. vulgare chromosome 1H, MorexV3_pseudomolecules_assembly, whole genome shotgun sequence contains the following coding sequences:
- the LOC123450139 gene encoding uncharacterized protein LOC123450139, with product MASPARPASVSGPFGMSPDLARCSFDHTLRREDFQDNRLLRSLVSMRDQEIHSKEIITEAIESCMNKQAENLVNSLDVISGRLSQLELYCYKLERSIGELRSDVMDYHSEANLNFRGLDKNVKEVQKCVQVLQDKQELAETQNDLAKLQIAYEDPAQKSEGTAPSVFMARENDGSFPGAKHELALVPLHQVNATQSPAMQFQSCNGLILQQLVPVSLSTQQDQPHLNQPTVYRTQNQCHPEHRQAQTFQPAPQSMQPQAQNPRPQTVVEVPPITSQAPEFYIQAQHHWQHQTVQDVHSQARQQQPQPQVAQQQQYHNMQQVPAQMVQLQTSSPQAQSAPHVALFYPPYGSQQPACGNTETLSRGMVVQPAYSTISSSQRKHHEAAPVYVQSSAIAVPMAEHHIQHQQTQQFHSPGNGSFAPQQCKVGPYSVQGGAQAYNTVYGSPPNSAATFVAVLPQQAQASAPMMLHHLGPQPVQNHPADMADKAVRMGYLNDHAENMPRRMVATGQPVEYNTFHDGLSSVGNAAWSG from the exons ATGGCGTCCCCGGCGCGGCCAGCCTCCGTCTCGGGCCCCTTCGGCATGTCCCCCGACCTCGCGCGCTGCTCCTTCGACCACACGCTCCGCAGAGAG GATTTTCAGGACAACAGGCTGCTGAGGTCACTGGTTAGCATGCGCGACCAAGAAATCCATTCCAAGGAAATTATAACGGAAGCTATCGAGAGCTGCATGAACAAACAAGCAGAGAATCTGGTGAATTCACTGGATGTCATCAGTGGAAGGCTGTCGCAGCTGGAGTTGTACTGCTATAAGCTTGAAAGGTCCATTGGAGAACTGCGAAGCGACGTAATGGATTACCACAGCGAAGCAAACCTTAACTTCCGTGGCCTTGACAAGAACGTCAAAGAG GTTCAGAAATGCGTACAAGTTCTGCAGGATAAGCAAGAGCTTGCTGAAACTCAAAACGATCTAGCTAAACTTCAGATTGCATATGAAGATCCTGCACAAAAGAGTGAAGGTACTGCCCCATCAGTTTTTATGGCCAGGGAAAATGATGGCAGCTTCCCAGGTGCAAAACACGAGCTCGCACTTGTCCCGCTGCACCAAGTAAATGCTACGCAGTCTCCTGCTATGCAATTCCAAAGTTGCAACGGGCTTATTCTACAGCAACTTGTGCCTGTCTCTTTGAGTACCCAACAAGATCAGCCACACTTGAACCAACCTACTGTTTACCGTACGCAAAATCAATGTCATCCGGAGCACAGGCAGGCCCAAACATTTCAACCTGCACCGCAGTCTATGCAGCCGCAGGCCCAGAACCCTCGGCCACAGACTGTAGTTGAGGTACCCCCTATAACTAGTCAGGCACCGGAGTTCTACATCCAAGCTCAGCACCATTGGCAACATCAAACAGTCCAGGATGTTCACTCGCAGGCAaggcaacaacaaccacagcccCAGGTGGCACAACAGCAGCAGTACCACAACATGCAACAAGTTCCAGCTCAGATGGTTCAACTGCAAACATCTTCTCCGCAGGCCCAAAGTGCGCCTCATGTCGCCCTGTTCTATCCTCCTTACGGATCCCAACAGCCCGCATGTGGTAACACCGAGACACTTTCTAGAGGCATGGTTGTGCAGCCTGCCTATTCTACGATCTCTTCTTCCCAGCGAAAGCATCATGAAGCTGCTCCTGTTTACGTGCAAAGCAGCGCCATTGCTGTTCCTATGGCAGAACATCACATCCAGCACCAGCAGACCCAGCAGTTTCATTCGCCCGGCAATGGCTCATTTGCACCTCAACAATGCAAGGTTGGACCCTATTCAGTCCAGGGCGGTGCCCAGGCCTACAACACCGTATATGGGAGCCCTCCCAACAGTGCTGCCACTTTTGTTGCTGTCCTTCCTCAGCAAGCGCAGGCCAGTGCTCCGATGATGCTCCATCACTTAGGACCCCAGCCCGTGCAGAATCACCCTGCAGACATGGCTGACAAGGCTGTTCGAATGGGTTACTTGAATGATCATGCCGAGAACATGCCGCGCCGAATGGTGGCCACAGGCCAGCCCGTAGAGTACAACACCTTCCATGACGGGCTGAGCTCTGTTGGCAACGCGGCATGGTCTGGCTAA
- the LOC123450128 gene encoding cytochrome P450 89A2-like, with translation MATLHLFFLMATTVIFALLLLLRLRRGQGDGKRLPPGPPSLVLLFSAAWLGLTSSPAEAEPLLQRLFRRYGPIVSLRVGSRLAIFVADRRLAHTALVQRGATMADRPSFASARILGADDNYSVTRAGYGPVWRLLRHNLVAETLHPSRARRFTPARLWARRVLVEKLRRQADGGGAPAPVRATFQHAVFCLLLTMCFGERLDENLVRAITAAQNDQVRYMFSKMSVFAFLPSVAERLFAGRVRTMLSLRRRQRELFLPLIDARREYDYKGKKRGGEREPRRRRSKSEETTLEHAYVDTLFDVRLPEEGNRPLTDDEMVNLCSEFLTAGADTTSTALTWIMAELVKNQAIQERLYEEIKARTRDDDEEVSEEDVQSMPYLKAVVLEGLRMHPPVHFVLPHMASEDVEVGGYLVPKGATVNFMVAEMGRDEREWDMPMEFIPERFLAGGQGKVVDVTGSTGIRMMPFGVGRRICAGLNIAVLHLLYLVANMVREFEWKEAAGHEVDLAEKLEFMVVMEKPLRPRLVPRKPNMQTQQHL, from the coding sequence ATGGCAACGTTGCACTTGTTCTTCCTTATGGCGACCACGGTCATCTTCGCCCTCCTCTTACTCCTCCGTCTCCGCCGGGGCCAGGGCGATGGCAAGCGCCTCCCGCCCGGCCCGCCGTCCCTGGTTCTGCTCTTCAGCGCGGCGTGGCTGGGGCTGACGAGCTCGCCGGCCGAGGCGGAGCCCCTGCTCCAACGCCTGTTCAGGCGGTACGGCCCCATCGTGTCGCTGCGAGTGGGGTCACGGCTGGCCATCTTCGTCGCCGACCGACGCCTCGCACACACGGCGCTCGTCCAGCGCGGGGCCACCATGGCCGACCGCCCCAGCTTCGCATCGGCCAGGATCCTCGGCGCCGACGACAACTACTCCGTGACCCGCGCCGGCTACGGGCCGGTGTGGCGCCTCCTGCGCCACAACCTCGTCGCCGAGACGCTGCACCCGTCGCGCGCACGCCGGTTCACGCCCGCGCGCCTCTGGGCGCGCCGCGTGCTCGTCGAGAAGCTGCGGCGCCAGGCCGACGGCGGCGGGGCGCCTGCCCCGGTCAGGGCCACGTTCCAACACGCCGTGTTCTGCCTCCTCTTGACCATGTGCTTCGGCGAGAGGCTTGACGAGAACCTGGTGCGCGCCATCACCGCCGCGCAGAACGACCAGGTGCGATACATGTTCAGCAAGATGTCCGTCTTCGCCTTCCTCCCGTCGGTCGCCGAGCGCCTCTTCGCCGGACGCGTCCGGACAATGCTTTCCCTGCGGCGGCGGCAGAGGGAGCTCTTTCTGCCGCTGATCGACGCGCGCAGGGAGTACGACTACAAGGGCAAGAAACGCGGCGGCGAGCGCGAGCCGAGGCGGAGGCGGAGCAAATCGGAAGAAACCACGTTGGAGCACGCGTACGTGGACACGCTGTTCGACGTCAGGCTCCCGGAGGAGGGCAACCGCCCACTCACCGACGACGAGATGGTCAACCTCTGCTCGGAGTTCCTCACCGCCGGGGCTGACACCACCTCCACCGCACTGACGTGGATCATGGCCGAGCTCGTAAAAAACCAGGCCATCCAGGAGAGGCTCTACGAGGAGATCAAAGCCAGGACAAGAGACGACGATGAAGAGGTCTCCGAGGAAGACGTCCAGAGCATGCCTTACCTCAAGGCGGTGGTTCTCGAGGGCCTGCGGATGCACCCGCCGGTGCACTTCGTGCTGCCGCACATGGCATCGGAGGACGTGGAGGTCGGCGGGTACCTCGTCCCCAAGGGTGCCACGGTGAACTTCATGGTGGCCGAGATGGGCAGGGACGAACGGGAGTGGGACATGCCCATGGAGTTCATTCCAGAGCGGTTCTTGGCAGGCGGCCAAGGCAAAGTGGTGGACGTGACAGGCAGCACGGGGATCAGAATGATGCCGTTCGGCGTCGGCCGGAGGATCTGCGCCGGTCTGAACATTGCCGTGCTTCACCTGCTCTACCTGGTGGCCAACATGGTGAGGGAATTCGAGTGGAAGGAAGCGGCCGGCCACGAGGTCGACTTGGCGGAGAAACTCGAGTTCATGGTTGTCATGGAGAAGCCGCTGCGCCCGCGCCTTGTGCCCCGAAAGCCCAACATGCAAACTCAACAACACTTGTAA